A stretch of the Desulforamulus ferrireducens genome encodes the following:
- a CDS encoding Na/Pi cotransporter family protein, translated as MSWQSTALILMGGMGLLLYGMYTLSEGLQKIAGKKLREALTSLTKNRLIAMGLGTLITILFQSSTATTVILVGLTSAAIISLRQTLAVILGADIGTTITAQLIALKVTEISLPVVGIGAVIVFFCKKHKHKRLGQVLIGFGLLFLGLKIMSDAMYPLRDDPMFSKMLLQMSDRPLLAMIVAAIFTFLVHSSAATIGIIMLLAMQQSIALEPAIYMLFGANVGTAFTAVLSSLGSSRESQRVATAHLLFKVVGVLLFLPFVTPFAELMQRITTNAGFQVANVHTFFNIAIAILFVPFVDQFARLLEIIVPEKKEPGSEVTPKYLDESLINSPELAIGMATKEIMHISDHVTDMMKEIYPLLRSYDPDHAEKIHNKEDHVDRLSTDTNKYLTHLLRQQLNKDEFNRTMGLVHIVRDYEHIGDIIEKNLLAKAESKYVNNLDFSTEGHTEILTMHRRIMELLHLVNTGFATNSCVAAEKAKTLQEEIVDLEFRLRMSHIARMQKGTQETENTSFIHLDVINAYLRISEHLKNIAMALTDEVSCTWHDEALILTPPSDMWEVNGNGTKKMQG; from the coding sequence TGCAAAAGATTGCCGGTAAGAAGCTGCGGGAGGCTTTAACCTCACTTACCAAAAACCGGCTTATAGCTATGGGCTTAGGAACTTTAATAACAATATTATTTCAAAGCAGTACTGCCACCACAGTTATCCTGGTGGGTCTAACCAGTGCCGCCATTATTAGCTTGCGGCAAACACTGGCTGTAATTCTTGGGGCCGACATCGGTACCACCATAACCGCCCAACTTATTGCGCTGAAAGTCACCGAGATTTCCCTACCTGTGGTGGGTATCGGGGCTGTCATAGTTTTTTTCTGTAAAAAACATAAACATAAACGCCTTGGGCAGGTATTAATTGGCTTCGGCTTATTGTTCTTGGGTCTAAAAATTATGTCCGATGCCATGTACCCTTTACGGGATGACCCTATGTTCAGCAAAATGCTGTTGCAGATGAGTGACAGACCGCTGTTGGCCATGATTGTGGCAGCCATCTTCACCTTTTTGGTGCACAGCAGTGCGGCCACCATTGGTATTATTATGTTGCTTGCCATGCAACAATCAATCGCTTTAGAACCGGCCATTTACATGCTTTTTGGAGCCAATGTGGGTACAGCCTTTACGGCAGTTTTGTCCAGCCTTGGCTCTTCAAGGGAATCCCAGCGGGTGGCCACAGCCCACTTGCTCTTTAAAGTGGTGGGGGTGCTGTTGTTCCTACCCTTTGTGACACCCTTTGCGGAATTAATGCAGAGAATTACAACCAATGCAGGCTTTCAGGTGGCTAACGTACACACCTTTTTTAATATTGCCATAGCTATTTTGTTTGTTCCCTTTGTAGACCAATTTGCTCGTTTATTAGAAATTATTGTACCGGAGAAAAAAGAGCCCGGCAGCGAAGTAACTCCCAAATATTTGGATGAGAGTTTAATCAACAGCCCGGAATTAGCCATTGGCATGGCAACCAAAGAAATTATGCATATTTCAGACCATGTAACGGATATGATGAAGGAGATTTATCCCCTCCTGAGGTCCTATGATCCAGATCACGCGGAGAAAATTCATAATAAGGAAGATCATGTTGACCGACTTTCCACGGACACTAACAAGTATTTAACCCATTTATTAAGACAACAGCTGAATAAGGACGAATTTAACCGCACCATGGGTTTGGTACACATTGTTCGGGATTATGAACATATTGGGGATATAATTGAGAAGAATTTACTGGCTAAGGCAGAAAGTAAATATGTTAATAATCTGGATTTCTCAACGGAAGGTCATACAGAAATTTTGACCATGCATAGAAGGATTATGGAACTACTGCACTTGGTCAATACCGGCTTTGCTACCAATAGCTGTGTGGCGGCAGAGAAGGCTAAAACTCTCCAGGAGGAGATTGTAGATCTGGAATTCCGCCTGCGTATGAGCCATATTGCCCGGATGCAGAAGGGTACTCAGGAGACAGAGAATACCAGCTTCATCCATTTGGACGTAATTAATGCTTATTTAAGGATTAGTGAGCACCTTAAAAATATTGCCATGGCTCTCACCGATGAGGTTTCCTGCACCTGGCATGATGAGGCACTTATTCTTACACCTCCTTCGGATATGTGGGAAGTTAACGGCAATGGCACGAAAAAAATGCAAGGCTAA